In Panicum virgatum strain AP13 chromosome 5K, P.virgatum_v5, whole genome shotgun sequence, the genomic window ttcgcaggaactctctttcggggaggctccccctcgacatctccaggatcatcttttctaatcttgtaacgcaatgcactgcatacgggacatgcatccaaattctcgtactcgcctcggtagaggatgcagtcgttggggcatgcatgtatcttttgcacttccagtcccaaagggcaaacaagttgtttggcttcatacgttgtggcaggcaattcattgtccttaggaagcatttttttaacaagtttgagtaattcaccaaatcccttgtcagatacaccatttgtcgccttccattgcagcaactccaaggtggtgccaagtttcttaaatccattttgacaatctgggtataacaacttatggtggtcctctaacaacttctggaacttcaacctctccgtttcactctcacagtctgcctgcacattgtgcaatgcttgccccagatcgtcgctgggatcattttctgctacatctacttcgggctcttccatgggaatatcgtcatcgaatgcaccgattccagcattcccgggaaagtggtcgtcaaaatcttcttcttcattgtcttccatggtaaccccctgttctccgtgcttcgtccaacaaacatactttttcatgaaaccatttgcgaaaatgtggctgtgtaggattcttgaagatgagtaatccttgttattgttgcaatgaacacacgggcagcacataaaaccattctgcttgtttgcctcacccacagacaaaaaataatgcaggccatcaatgaattcttttgaacgtcggtcagcattgtacatccattgccggtccatctgcattttaaataaatcgatttgaattctttacacgtatcgaataaataaaatatatcaaacctaaattaaactaaatgtaacataacatgaataattaaaagatatgcaatattcatcatacatcttgattaattaaaaggggtacttaatccattacagaacttaacaaaggagtactatacatgaaatttaaaaattcggtcaacaacacataggttttcaaccgtccttgcgttggaacgcagaatgttctaacggatttcttgctagcgcagaagaagatggcggagctgaaacctccgagtttggtggtgacgaaccgtaacgccgcaataaatcctcaagatcaaacggaggttcctcgccccttgccatgcattctctatattctttttccaaataacggagcgctgccctatgaaaagcactaggttttttggaccgacgacctactcgagttgtgcccttctctccagaaggacaacgatcacccccaccggcgccactccctccagctgctgaagccatattttactgaaaaatacctttattttccacaaaattataaattcttaccattacaaagcaaaaattatttactattacaattacaatgatcagattaataactcttgcaaataacaatgaaattatataaaaaagatgaaatgtatcattaatcctcaagaaatctctaattaattgaaagaaatctctataacttctaattactttgacacccttcagttccaggagtacactcttttcaatatccagaaaccctctagaagaaaaataaacctttatttctgaaaatgtatatgtcagtaacctcaaccctgcggtgatgacactgcctttcggggggacacggtgcggtacaaggatgtcaccaatcggctagtcgcagcaccaacatttacgattaataggcacagcacttggcacaggtagcatgctcgttgatatgctctcagtacaacaacgggcatgctgactgcgtcaaatgctgtcttcttatcaatcggaagtgctggtgatgcgaccaaccgatttgcgacgtccttatagcgcatcgtgtatccctgaaaggtagtgccatcaccgttggatggagattaacgacgtatacttgtttcgaaataaagatttttttagcttctagatggtttcaatgtgagcctgattaaatacatcactagagtgtcaaaataatccattcataatacaaaaaattctataatatactcatttcattaattcattcacgaataaaaaaatcaactatccacaatatggtcatatatacaagtacatcacatgaagtatctacactcattctaaaaatttctactatccatatactcatctaaatctaaaagaaaattacacctacatatatatgcaatctagctagctaaatgtccaagaaatgagctagctacacattttctctatttctaaagtatgaaatgagctatacaagccaaggaagaagagaaaaacaagtcccaaacctttagagcagatggatggacggggaatcaaagatcttcacaaatgtggtgaagaaatgagcaagaactcctctatcccgagccaagaacatcaagaaaacaagtgagctgaatggctcgggcggggggagagggaaggggataaggggcgcaaggccttttgtcccggttggaggcacgaaccgggacaaaaggggggacttttgtcccggttggtggttccaaccgggacaaaaggctacgcgggccttttgtcccggttggaactaccaaccgggacaaaaggctcccattttgtcccggttggtgtctccaaccgggacaaaaggcccccgtccccccccccccccccccccccgctggcccggctagccgttggacccgggacaaaagccacctattgtcccgggcccaaaggctaccgggacaaatggccagaaacaaaggcctgttttgtaatAGTGATTGGACCATTGAACTGATCATTGCAATACTGTATCTTTAACTTTGCCATTGGAATTGTTATGAACAGAACGTATATGTTTTCCAACACTATTCTCAAATCAAACAGTCCCCTCCACCTGATTGTGTAAAATCTTGATTATATATCTGTCTGCATTGAAAATatagtttttgaatttttatCTATGTACTACTTATATAAGGTTCTTGTCGAATACTGATCAGGCATTCAAAGTTAAACTGCTGAATGTTAATTGTGCATTTTCAGTTAATTAGGTCCTCCTCTGAGAATATTtagttagttttttttatttttgatatCTTCTATTTTGGGAGAGTGTGTTTCCCCCTGCTGGTATCACAGGTTATTCCACATAGTGCATTCCTGATGCAAAATTCATGAGATCATACGATGCACGATTAATTACCGATCTTCAACACCAGGAAGAAGAATATGTTAAACATTTGTTCTCGCACTGCCCTTTGTTTAGGATTGATGGAATGTCAATGCACCACAAGTATATATACTTATGCTATATATTAGATCCACTTTAAATTATTCTTTAAATTTCCTCTGGCCTTCGGCATGCAGATAGTCTTGATGGAGTGGAACATTTGGACAGTGGGAAATGGTAGGATTTTCAAACAAGTGCGTGGCACCTACTGTAGGAGCACGCAAAAGGTCAATTACAATGTGAATTCGCCATAGTTCGTTATCAATTGCATGAAATCAAGATGCCTTCCAGAAATCAATATCCATGTTAATCAGTACGGTCACCCCACTTTTATTTTCATAAATATCAATACCCAGCTAGATTAAAAGGGAGCACATATTGTACTCTAAAAAATACCACAAATTcccttaaatttaaattttaataacctcagctctgataccagtagTACAAAAGAACACGGGGAttcgaaattcaaattcaaaatcacgAGTTACTATTCACGACACTATTCAAATTCAGCCGTTACTATTCAAATTCgtggcactattcaaaataTCAGATACTATTCAAATTCCGAATATGAATAGCGCTCGAGCACTTCAACTGAGTGGCTCAGGCACCCAAATTCACTCACTATTCGATGCACTATGCAGAGCACTTTTTGTGATTATGCAAATTATATGGCACTTGATTATGATGAGTGGATGCAGTATGGGTGTGCGATGCTATTCAACGATAGCGACCTTCGTGGATGGTGGATGAGTGCATGATTCTTATGCAGGTGATTAGCAGAGTAAAAATTCAAGGCTAATGAGGCAGCAGCTATTGGGTGATAGCGACGTATGCGGATAGTGCGTGATTAGTGATTGCAGAGTATGGGTAATGTGTGATTCTCAGGATCTTGGCAGGTTGGCGAAACCAAAATTTCAGCCGGTGGAGTGTCTTATGCTTGTGTAAGtcctactcggtactcaccGCATGCATCGCTAGCTTGCTTTAGAACCAGGCCTACCCggtcttctcccgaactaacccCGGCCACGCGTACACAGGACTCAGGCCCTACCGTCTCCCCAGGCAGTTCCACccgaagggaacacttctctgcggacacaggctctctcagacgcctctCCATGGGCTAAACGAGAGCAACTCAACGCAGAGGTTTCTCCTCTAGGGTCCCTAGCGTAGAGACATCACCCCGTGTGCACGAGCTCAAAGGAAAGCAGGGAAATTCACACGAAAGCTTAATCCATTTCCACAGAGCAAACTTACATACGGCTTTCCCTTTCGGGAAACCCCAAGCACTTACACAACCGTGGATTACCTTACAGGCGAAGGGCGACTACAGCAGCTCccttatttctatattacaaTGGGAGTGAGATGGCTACTAATTAGGTGGAGTGGTGGTGGATGCGCTCTGAGTATTAGGCTCGgtgtcttctctcctcttctttgTCCGGCCCATGGTCCGTTGCATGCGTCTggcttctccttttatagacgggAGGAGCCTTCAGGCTTAAGGAAGCGCTGGACACCCGGTGTCTTCAATTATCCTTCTTTACTGTTGCCTGGACAGCTGGACGATAACGCTGCCTTCAATAATTGTACTGGCTACAGTAGAACTCACTGTtgatattactgtttattccttTTGCATTGTCCACTTCCTTCACGTGATATTCTCTAGATATATTCGGGAATATATTCGGTGTATAGTCTTCCACGCCCGAATGATTGATGTCGCAGACATCAAGCAAACACTCTGGCATGCTTATCCTTATCCCACGGTGAAATTGTTGATAACTCCTTATCAACACAGATAGGTATCTTAAGTATTAACACATATTTAATTTTCATAATATATAATTCTTAATACTCTTGTTGCTGCCCATGACCACGAATATCCAGCATATCATCATCAGATATTGGCATATTCATTTTTGATTCATAATCCTTCTTTATATTTTCTTCATAGTCCTTCTTTATGGCATCAAAATTTTCCTTTATATCATGCTTCACTTCTTGCCATATTTCTTCTTTTATATCTTTCTTCAATTGAGGAATTATTGAATCTAGCCTTTCTTTGATCTTCTTTTCAACATATTCTTCATTTGATGCTTCTTTTTTTACAGCATCCTTATATGTGGGTATTCTTGAAGGTCCATCTTCTCTTATATTTATTCCAGGCAAGTTTGTCTTTACCTCATTTGCCTTTCTGTATTTTTGAATATATTCTTTTGCTGCAGGCTCTAGGAAATAATTTATTCCTAAAATATTTCTTGCATATGATAGGGCTTGATCAATATCTAGATATTTTTTTCCATGATATTCCTccatctttttctctttctatttgcTGGGCTATAACTTCTTCAAAAGTTACATATATTCCTGGTGTCTTTCCCCTATATATGACATATATGAGTTTCTTTTCTATATTGCTAGATGGATCTTTTGGCTGTATCTTCCCGTTGATCATATGAAAATATTCAGCTAAACTATTTAATATTGCAAGCATATAACCTCTATCATCTCTCTTATTATTATATTGGaacaaaaaattatctaaaacaCATTCTTGTATTTCATCTAAGACAATATGGTCTTTAGGCTTAAATTTATAAGTATTTGGTGGAAAGATTCTTAATCTGTTTTCAGTTCCAAAGCTGAAACTTTCACCACCAGTAGGACTCATTCCTCTCTTCATTCCTGCAAAATAGATGATCGTGAAAATATATCAGGCAAGGTATTATCTTTACCTTTTATATGCTCGAAGATTACTTTATAACCATTTCCTGTAATGATATCTTCAAATAAAACCCATCTCCTAGTTGAACTTTTCTTACTATtgattttattataatatttACATATAGCTTCAAAGTCTGTTCTTACTGTGAACTCTTTGAATCCTAAATATAATCTAAAAGCATTTATTGCATTTATTATAGCTAATATTTCTCTATCAGTGTTATTTATAGCCTTTAACTTATATTTCCCTGAAGCGTACCTACATATTCTTTCTTCTGTTTTTGGAGAATACTTGTTCGGCTTTTGCTTTAATATAGCTCCCCATCCTATTTCAGATGCATCTGTCTCTATTATAAAATAATAGTCATCTAAAGGTAATTCTAAAGGTTTTAGTTCTTTGACCTTTTCTTTTATAACTCTTACTAATCTTATATCTTCAGAATTAAAATGCTTCTGCCCATTTTTTCTTAACTTTGCATACAATGGTCCAGCCAACTTGGCTAAGTTTTCAATATAATTTCTAGCATAATTTACTATTCCTAAAAACTGTTGCAATGTCTTCTTGTCATTCATAACATCAGGAAACTGTAAAATTTTCTTTGCAATATGatcttgtaaataaatttttccTTCCCCAATTTCATGACCTAAaaaatttatcttttctttgcatatttccattttctttttagaAAGTATTAATCCATGCTGCTCTACCTTTCTAAAAAATGTTTCTAAATGAGCTATATGTTCTTTATAGGATTTTGAAAAGATTAACAAATCATCAATGTAGACCAGTATAAATTCTTGGTTTTCATTAAAGATATTCTGCATCTTTCTTTGAAATAAAGCAGGGGCATTTTTTAATCCTAAAGGCATAACAAGCCACTCAAAATGGCCTTGAGGACACGTAAAAGCTGTCCACTCTATTGATTCTTCTGCCATCTTTACTTGCTAAAACCCAGCTTTTAAATCAAACTTTGAGAAATATTTACTTCCTTGTATTCTATTAATCCATTCTTGCTTATTAGGGATGTTATAACCATCATCTATAGTGTTATCATTCAATCTTTTATAATTAATAACCATTCTTGATTTTCCTCTAACTATTTCTGCATGATTTCTTACTATAAATGCAGCTGACCTATGAGGGCTTTTGCTTTCTCTTATGGCTCTTAATTTTAGTAGCTCTTCAATATGCATCTTGAATTCTTCTATATCCTTAGGTGTAGCTTCAATAGGACTTGTCTTAATTATATAGTTaggatttattatattaattttaCACACAATACCATTCTTTTCCCAATATTTCATTGGTATTTCTCCAATTATTTGAATATCTTCTAATCTTTGCACAATTTTATCTATATCTTTTTTAGATTTTATATCTCTATACCAATTGGGTGCAAAAGATTGTAAACTAATACATTCTATACATGAGTTTGCCATATGAAACTCTTCTATATTTTCACCTAACTCCTCGTCTGTATGATCATCAAGGTCATTATCATCAGCTCCTTGGAGTTCTAAATTGGACTTTCCGGTATTGGTACTTATAGTCTTACGTACTTCTGTTATGTATGGGATATTATCTTGATAAGGAATAAATGTAATTCCTTGCTCATGTATGATCGTTGTTTGCAACGAGAATTGTAAAAACCTTAGTCCTAAGATCATATCATCATGTATCATAGATAGGTCTCTTATTGTAATCTCATCCATAATATATTTAGTATTATTTATTTGTACCTCAATATTGTAGGCTAACTGATTATGAAGCTTCTTTATTCCAGACATGTCAGTGGATATATCTGCCTTTTCTTGATCTATTGTATGAACTATTTCTGGGCATCTCGCAAAATATTTATCATGCATAATATTTTTAGTACAGCCAGTATCAACTAATGCTAAAATTTTATAAGTGATAGTAGGTGTTAATTTTACCTTCACAGGTATTCTTATTCCTACAATTTCTTTAAATGGCAATTTGACTATATATTTGCTACCAAAGTTTATTATAGCATCCTTTAACTGTATGGTACTATTATCTTTGTTGTTTGACTGTATTGCACTATTATCCTTGTTGCTTATTATCGTCTGGTCCTTTAACTCAATATTCTTATCAGCCTTTTCTTCAGCCTTTTGTACCTCACTGAATTCTAACTTACTTCTTAGTTCTTCTAGTTCCACTTCTaaactatttattctattctctAAATTTCTAACTCTTCTTGTTAATAATTTATCTTCTTCTTCTAATTCTACTTCCTGTCTCCATCTTTGATTTCCAGCTTTTAAACATGAAGCACATGCTTGCTTTAAGCATATACTACAAGTAAATCTATTTTCTTGACTAGGATAATAAATGCAAAAAGCACATTTAATATTATAGTCACCTCTTCCTTGAATCCAATCATGATCGCAATTTCCTTGATCCATTAATTCAGTTTTAACCTCCTCTAAGGTATTAATTCTTTCACTATTTATTTCTAATGCATCCATAGCATTATCCAGATTATATAAACTTTCATCATCTAGAGAGTCTATAAAGTCTCCGTATTGTTGGGTATTATTTTCTTCGTCTTCATAACTTTCTAAAAGCTTAATCATCAACTCTGGTTGTCTGTCCTCTTTTAACACATTATCTATAATATTACCTTTATGAGTGTCTGGATCCCTTTTGGCTTTATGATTCTGCACATCTTTTGGGGTTGACTCATCTTCCCACTTCTTTTATCACAACTGACGCTTTATATTTCTTATCATTTAGCTCTCTTTCTTTAGATATCTTTTTTAAATAAGCTATCTTTCTAatgaaataaatttctttttctcTAATAGCAGACCATTCACATAACATAGAAGTATTATATTCATCAAGAATTTTACTTAGTTTAAATTCGTACTGCTTAATTTCATTTTCTAAAGCTTCCATTTTAAGCACAACTGAGATATTCTACTGATTTTTGTACTCTAAAAAATACCACAAATTcccttaaatttaaattttaataacctcggctctgatactagTAGTACAAAAGGAAACGgggattcaaaattcaaattcaaaatcacgAGTTACTATTCACGACACTATTCAAATTCGTGGCACTATTTAAAATATCAGGTACTATTCAAATTCCGAATATGAATAGCGCTCGAGCACTTCAACTGAGTGGCTCAGGCACCCAAATTCACTCACTATTCGATGCACTATGCAGAGCACTTCTTGTGATTATGCAAATTATATGGCACTTGATTATGATGAGTGGATGCAGTATGGGTGTGCGATGCTATTCAATGATAGCGACCTTCGTGGATGGTGGATGAGTGCGTGATTCTTATGCAGGTGATTAGCAGAGTAAAAATTCAAGGCTAATGAGGCAGCAGCTATTGGGTGATAGCGACGTATGCGGATAGTGCGTGATTAGTGATTGCAGAGTATGGGTAATGCGTGATTCTCAGGATCTTGGCAGGTTGGCGAAACCAAAATTTCAGCCGGTGGAGTGTCTTATGCTTGTGTAAGtcctactcggtactcaccGCATGCATCGCTAGCTTGCTTTAGAACCAGGCCTACCCGGCcttctcccgaactaacccCGGCCACGCGTACACAGGACTCAGGCCCTACCGTCTCCCCAGGCAGTTCCACccgaagggaacacttctctgcggacacaggctctctcagacgcctctCCATGGGCTAAACGAGAGCAACTCAACGCAGAGGTTTCTCCTCTAGGGTCCCTAGCGTAGAGACATCACCCCGTGTGCACGAGCTCAAAGGAAAGCAGGGAAATTCACAGGAAAGCTTAATCCATTTCCACAAAGCAAACTTACATACGGCTTTCCCTTTCGGGAAACCCCAAGCACTTACACAACCGTGGATTACCTTACAGGCGAAGGGCGATTATAGCAGCTCccttatttctatattacaaTGGGAGTGAGATGGCTACTAATTAGGTGGAGTGGTGGCGGATGCACTCTGAGTATTAGGCTCGgtgtcttctctcctcttctctgTCCGGCCCATGGTCCGTTGCATGCGTCTggcttctccttttatagacgggAGGAGCCTTCAGGCTTAAGGAAGCGCTGGACACCCGGTGTCTTCAATTATCCTTCTTTACTGTTGCCTGGACAGCTGGACGATAACGCTGCCTTCAATAATTGTACTGGCTACAGTAGAACTCACTGTtgatattactgtttattccttTTGCATTGTCCACTTCCTTCACGTGATATTCTCTGGATATATTCGGTGTAT contains:
- the LOC120707079 gene encoding uncharacterized protein LOC120707079, which encodes MIKLLESYEDEENNTQQYGDFIDSLDDESLYNLDNAMDALEINSERINTLEEVKTELMDQGNCDHDWIQGRGDYNIKCAFCIYYPSQENRFTCSICLKQACASCLKAGNQRWRQEVELEEEDKLLTRRVRNLENRINSLEVELEELRSKLEFSEVQKAEEKADKNIELKDQTIISNKDNSAIQSNNKDNSTIQLKDAIINFGSKYIVKLPFKEIVGIRIPVKVKLTPTITYKILALVDTGCTKNIMHDKYFARCPEIVHTIDQEKADISTDMSGIKKLHNQLAYNIEVQINNTKYIMDEITIRDLSMIHDDMILGLRFLQFSLQTTIIHEQGITFIPYQDNIPYITEVRKTISTNTGKSNLELQGADDNDLDDHTDEELGENIEEFHMANSCIECISLQSFAPNWYRDIKSKKDIDKIVQRLEDIQIIGEIPMKYWEKNGIVCKINIINPNYIIKTSPIEATPKDIEEFKMHIEELLKLRAIRESKSPHRSAAFIVRNHAEIVRGKSRMVINYKRLNDNTIDDGYNIPNKQEWINRIQGSKYFSKFDLKAGF